Proteins encoded together in one Peribacillus asahii window:
- the dtd gene encoding D-aminoacyl-tRNA deacylase has product MRVVLQRSKAAKVVVAGETIGEIESGLVLLVGVTHGDTAEDAAYLAEKIVNLRIFEDENGKMNHSVLDVGGSILSVSQFTLYGDCRKGRRPNFMDAARPEEAEVLYERFNEEIRKRGVRTETGQFGAMMDVQLTNDGPVTLILESK; this is encoded by the coding sequence ATGCGTGTAGTATTGCAACGATCAAAGGCGGCTAAAGTAGTAGTAGCTGGAGAAACAATTGGTGAAATTGAAAGCGGTCTTGTTTTGCTAGTGGGTGTCACTCATGGTGATACAGCAGAAGACGCTGCTTATTTAGCTGAAAAAATTGTGAATTTACGAATTTTTGAAGATGAGAATGGAAAAATGAATCACTCGGTTCTTGATGTTGGTGGCTCTATTCTTTCTGTCTCTCAATTTACGCTATATGGTGATTGTCGCAAAGGTCGTCGTCCAAACTTTATGGATGCAGCACGTCCGGAAGAGGCCGAGGTGTTGTATGAACGATTTAATGAGGAAATTCGTAAGCGAGGCGTCCGTACCGAAACCGGGCAATTCGGTGCAATGATGGATGTTCAGCTTACAAATGATGGGCCTGTCACCCTAATATTAGAAAGTAAGTAA
- a CDS encoding RelA/SpoT family protein: protein MANDQILTAEQVVEIASRYLQPEEAEFVYKAYKYAEHAHREQYRKSGEPYIIHPIQVAGILADLEMDPATIAAGFLHDVVEDTEVTLKDLEEHFSAEVAMLVDGVTKLGKIKYKSQQEQQAENHRKMFVAMAQDIRVILIKLADRLHNMRTLKHLPQEKQRRISNETLEIFAPLAHRLGISTIRWELEDTALRYLNPQQYYRIVNLMKRKRAEREQYLQEVINEVRDNVGAVNIKADISGRPKHIYSIYRKMVMQNKQFSEIYDLLAVRVVVNSIKDCYAVLGIIHTCWKPMPGRFKDYIAMPKPNMYQSLHTTVIGPKGDPLEVQIRTSDMHRIAEFGVAAHWAYKEGKDASDQPSLEDKLTWFREILEFQDDATNAEEFMESLKIDLFSDMVFVFTPKGDVIELPAGSNPIDFAYRIHSEIGNKTIGAKVNGKMVPLDYKLKTGDIIEILTSKHSYGPSQDWLKLTQTSQAKNKIRAFFKKQRREENIEKGKELVEKEIKAMEFDTKEILTQDNLKRVAEKFNIINVDDLFAAVGYNGITALQVANRLTEKLRKQKEREQEPDIKNAVSELKSFPMSKKRESGVRVPGIDNLLIRVSRCCNPVPGDEIVGYITKGRGVSVHRKDCTNLDVSEDENRLIPVEWESIANDRKEYTVEIEISGYDRRGLLNEVLQAVNETKTNISAVSGKSDRNKVATIHMSIYIFNLAHLQKVVERIKQIPDVYSVRRMMN from the coding sequence ATGGCTAATGATCAAATATTGACTGCCGAGCAGGTTGTCGAAATAGCGAGCCGGTATCTTCAGCCCGAAGAAGCTGAATTTGTTTATAAAGCATACAAATATGCTGAGCATGCTCATCGTGAGCAATATCGTAAATCGGGTGAGCCTTATATTATTCATCCGATTCAAGTAGCTGGAATTCTAGCCGATCTTGAAATGGATCCAGCGACGATTGCAGCGGGATTTTTGCACGATGTTGTGGAAGATACCGAGGTGACGCTGAAGGACCTTGAGGAACATTTCAGTGCTGAAGTTGCGATGCTCGTTGATGGTGTAACAAAACTCGGAAAAATTAAATATAAATCTCAGCAAGAACAACAAGCAGAAAACCATCGCAAAATGTTTGTTGCTATGGCTCAAGATATTCGTGTTATTTTAATTAAGCTTGCGGATCGCTTGCATAATATGCGGACATTGAAGCACTTGCCGCAAGAAAAACAGCGTAGAATTTCGAATGAAACCTTAGAAATTTTTGCTCCGCTTGCTCATCGACTTGGAATTAGTACGATTAGATGGGAGCTTGAGGACACAGCGCTTCGCTACTTAAATCCACAGCAATATTATCGAATTGTTAATTTAATGAAGCGAAAGCGTGCTGAGCGTGAGCAGTATCTTCAAGAGGTTATTAATGAAGTTCGGGATAATGTTGGTGCTGTGAACATTAAGGCAGATATTTCAGGAAGGCCAAAACATATTTATAGTATTTATCGTAAAATGGTGATGCAAAATAAGCAATTTAGTGAAATTTATGATTTGTTGGCAGTTCGTGTTGTTGTCAACAGCATTAAAGATTGCTATGCCGTACTTGGGATTATTCATACATGTTGGAAACCAATGCCGGGGCGCTTCAAAGATTATATCGCTATGCCGAAGCCAAATATGTATCAATCTTTGCATACGACGGTGATTGGACCAAAAGGTGATCCGCTAGAAGTCCAAATTCGGACGAGTGATATGCATCGAATTGCTGAATTTGGTGTTGCAGCTCACTGGGCGTATAAAGAAGGAAAAGATGCAAGCGATCAGCCATCACTTGAGGATAAGCTTACATGGTTCCGTGAAATTCTTGAATTTCAAGATGATGCTACAAATGCTGAGGAATTTATGGAATCGCTGAAAATTGACTTATTTTCGGACATGGTGTTCGTTTTTACTCCAAAGGGTGACGTAATTGAACTGCCGGCTGGTTCGAATCCAATTGACTTTGCTTACCGAATTCACTCGGAGATTGGTAACAAAACAATCGGTGCAAAAGTAAATGGGAAAATGGTTCCGCTAGACTATAAATTAAAAACGGGCGATATTATTGAAATTTTAACATCTAAGCATTCGTATGGCCCAAGTCAAGACTGGTTAAAACTAACGCAAACTTCACAAGCGAAGAATAAAATTCGAGCCTTTTTCAAAAAGCAACGCCGCGAGGAAAATATCGAAAAAGGAAAAGAGCTTGTTGAAAAAGAGATTAAGGCGATGGAATTTGATACAAAAGAAATTCTTACGCAGGATAATTTAAAGAGAGTAGCTGAGAAGTTTAATATTATTAATGTAGATGATCTGTTTGCTGCTGTCGGCTATAATGGTATAACCGCTCTACAAGTAGCTAATCGCTTAACGGAAAAATTACGCAAACAAAAGGAACGTGAACAAGAACCGGATATTAAAAATGCGGTTTCTGAATTAAAATCGTTCCCAATGAGTAAAAAGCGTGAATCGGGTGTACGTGTACCAGGAATTGATAATTTATTAATTCGTGTTTCTCGTTGTTGTAACCCGGTGCCGGGTGATGAAATTGTTGGTTATATTACAAAAGGGCGCGGTGTTTCAGTTCATCGAAAAGACTGTACAAACCTAGATGTAAGCGAAGATGAAAATCGCCTTATTCCGGTTGAATGGGAAAGTATTGCGAATGATCGAAAAGAATATACAGTGGAAATTGAAATTAGCGGTTATGATCGTCGCGGCTTGTTGAATGAAGTATTACAAGCGGTAAATGAAACGAAAACAAATATTTCGGCTGTTTCAGGAAAATCAGATCGTAATAAAGTAGCGACGATTCATATGTCCATTTATATTTTTAATCTGGCTCACTTACAGAAAGTCGTCGAACGGATTAAGCAAATTCCAGATGTCTATTCTGTAAGAAGGATGATGAATTAA
- a CDS encoding adenine phosphoribosyltransferase, giving the protein MDLKQFVTIVPDWPKKGIIFKDITTLMDNGQAYKYATDQIVEYARDKKIDLVVGPEARGFIIGCPVAYALEVGFAPVRKEGKLPRETVKVEYGLEYGKDVLTIHKDAIKPGQRVLITDDLLATGGTIEATIKLVEELGGVVAGIAFLIELSDLDGRDKLNGYDVLTLMTY; this is encoded by the coding sequence ATGGATTTAAAGCAATTTGTAACAATTGTGCCAGATTGGCCGAAAAAAGGAATTATTTTTAAAGATATCACGACGTTAATGGATAATGGTCAAGCCTATAAATATGCAACAGATCAGATTGTAGAATATGCACGTGATAAAAAGATTGATTTAGTCGTTGGACCGGAAGCACGTGGCTTCATTATTGGCTGCCCAGTTGCTTATGCATTAGAGGTTGGCTTTGCACCGGTACGTAAAGAAGGGAAGCTTCCACGAGAAACTGTGAAAGTCGAGTATGGATTAGAGTATGGGAAAGATGTACTAACGATTCATAAAGATGCGATTAAGCCGGGACAGCGTGTGTTAATTACCGATGACTTGCTGGCAACAGGAGGCACAATCGAAGCAACAATTAAACTTGTGGAAGAATTAGGCGGAGTAGTTGCAGGGATTGCCTTTTTAATTGAGTTAAGCGATTTAGATGGTAGAGATAAACTAAACGGCTACGATGTCTTAACATTAATGACATATTAA
- the recJ gene encoding single-stranded-DNA-specific exonuclease RecJ: MLKPKTRWNVQAADSNKITALVEQLHITPLVATLLVNRGLDDVEAARSFLYVKKQTFHDPFLLKDMDKTVHRIQEAIHRGEKIRIFGDYDADGVTSTTVMMTTLKRLGAHVDFYIPNRFTEGYGPNEMAFRLAASESVQLLITVDTGIAAVAEAALARELGMDYIVTDHHEPGPELPEAFAIIHPKLEDSSYPFKELAGVGVAFKLAHALLGELPEDLLEIAAIGTIADLVPLIGENRLIAAKGIEKMRQTRRPGLVSLMKVANIEQSSLTEESIGFSLAPRLNAAGRLGPADPAVDLLMAEDLLEAAELSEEINELNKERQAIVAEAVEEAIREVEEHYPLANNQVLIVGKEGWNSGIVGIVASKLVERYYRPTIVLSYDREKGLAKGSARSIAGFDLFRNLSTCRELLPHFGGHPMAAGMTLQIDDVPELRMRLNQLAAEQLTAEDFIPVVSLDGAVHIEEASIQTIEEMSLLAPFGVSNPKPKVLLDSVQLAGIRKIGANQNHLKFQFAEEDKQLDGVGFGLGHYADHIAPHAKVSVIGELSINEWNNMKKPQIFVKDVAVDHWQLFDYRGKGQVEKWLTEILPTKRKIIVFSAETMKQYPFLQDYPDVMLIQTEQDVERIEGINSYLVLMDLPMSREILQKIIRNQQPERIYVHFFHQQDHFLSTMPTRDHFKWFYAFLAKKGPLDLGRYGDDLAAYRGWSRNTIDFISKVFFELDFVTIDNGLIMLKTNAKKRELTDSISYQRKKEQFELEKELVYSSYQQLFDWFNQELIQEVIDLEEETKQWI, translated from the coding sequence ATGTTAAAGCCAAAAACGCGGTGGAATGTACAAGCCGCTGATTCAAATAAAATTACTGCACTAGTGGAACAGCTTCATATTACACCTCTAGTAGCAACGCTATTAGTTAATCGAGGCTTAGATGATGTCGAAGCTGCTCGATCTTTTTTATATGTAAAAAAACAAACGTTTCATGACCCATTTCTATTAAAAGATATGGATAAAACTGTTCATCGTATACAAGAGGCGATTCACCGTGGCGAGAAAATTCGCATATTCGGCGATTATGATGCGGATGGTGTCACATCGACAACGGTGATGATGACAACGCTAAAAAGACTAGGCGCTCACGTAGATTTCTATATTCCTAATCGTTTTACAGAAGGATATGGGCCGAATGAGATGGCTTTTCGTCTTGCTGCTAGTGAAAGCGTTCAGCTATTAATTACCGTTGATACAGGAATTGCTGCCGTAGCAGAAGCAGCACTTGCCCGTGAGCTTGGGATGGATTATATTGTGACAGATCATCATGAACCAGGACCAGAGCTTCCAGAAGCATTCGCTATCATTCATCCAAAGTTAGAAGATAGCAGCTATCCGTTCAAAGAATTAGCTGGAGTTGGGGTAGCATTCAAGCTTGCACATGCCCTGCTTGGAGAACTGCCGGAAGACTTACTAGAAATTGCTGCGATTGGAACGATTGCAGATTTAGTACCGTTGATTGGGGAAAATCGCTTGATTGCTGCAAAAGGGATTGAAAAGATGCGCCAAACGAGAAGACCAGGTCTCGTTTCTTTAATGAAAGTAGCGAACATTGAGCAAAGTTCGTTAACGGAAGAGTCGATTGGTTTTTCTTTGGCGCCGCGTTTAAATGCAGCCGGACGTTTAGGTCCTGCAGATCCTGCTGTTGATTTATTAATGGCAGAAGATTTGTTAGAGGCAGCTGAGCTTTCAGAAGAAATTAATGAGCTCAATAAAGAACGTCAAGCAATTGTAGCAGAAGCAGTAGAGGAAGCGATTCGTGAAGTAGAAGAACATTATCCACTTGCTAATAATCAGGTTCTGATTGTTGGGAAAGAGGGATGGAATTCAGGTATTGTAGGAATTGTCGCTTCAAAGCTTGTTGAGCGTTATTATCGACCGACAATCGTTCTAAGTTATGATCGAGAAAAAGGTTTAGCAAAAGGATCAGCACGCAGTATTGCTGGATTTGATTTATTTCGGAATTTATCTACTTGTCGCGAATTATTACCTCATTTCGGAGGTCATCCAATGGCAGCCGGAATGACGTTACAAATTGATGATGTGCCCGAATTGCGTATGCGTTTAAATCAATTGGCGGCTGAACAATTAACAGCGGAAGATTTTATTCCTGTAGTGAGCTTAGATGGAGCCGTACATATTGAAGAGGCTTCCATTCAAACAATTGAGGAAATGAGCTTATTAGCTCCATTTGGTGTCAGCAATCCTAAACCGAAAGTTTTACTTGATTCTGTTCAGCTTGCAGGCATTCGAAAAATCGGTGCCAATCAAAATCATTTAAAGTTCCAGTTTGCAGAGGAAGATAAGCAGCTTGATGGGGTGGGATTTGGCTTAGGACATTATGCTGATCATATTGCTCCGCATGCCAAAGTGTCCGTTATTGGAGAACTTTCTATTAATGAATGGAATAATATGAAAAAGCCGCAAATTTTTGTGAAAGATGTCGCTGTTGATCATTGGCAGCTATTTGATTATCGTGGTAAAGGGCAAGTGGAAAAGTGGTTAACGGAGATTTTGCCAACGAAGCGAAAAATCATTGTTTTTTCGGCAGAGACGATGAAACAGTATCCGTTTTTGCAAGATTATCCAGATGTGATGTTGATTCAAACGGAGCAGGATGTAGAGAGGATAGAAGGAATTAATAGCTATTTAGTATTGATGGACCTGCCAATGTCTCGCGAGATTTTACAGAAAATCATTCGTAATCAACAACCAGAGCGGATTTATGTTCACTTTTTTCATCAACAAGATCATTTCTTAAGTACGATGCCAACTCGGGACCATTTTAAATGGTTTTATGCATTTTTAGCGAAAAAAGGGCCGCTCGATTTAGGAAGATATGGAGATGACCTTGCGGCATACCGTGGTTGGTCTCGAAATACAATTGATTTTATTTCTAAGGTGTTTTTTGAATTAGATTTTGTTACAATAGATAATGGATTAATTATGCTTAAAACCAATGCGAAAAAACGCGAACTAACTGATTCAATATCGTATCAACGAAAGAAAGAGCAATTTGAGCTTGAAAAAGAGCTTGTTTATTCTTCCTATCAGCAATTATTCGATTGGTTCAATCAAGAATTAATTCAAGAGGTAATAGACCTTGAGGAGGAAACAAAGCAATGGATTTAA
- the secDF gene encoding protein translocase subunit SecDF, with amino-acid sequence MVKRSRIVAFFLIAIVIFSAMGTTSKGILDNIKLGLDLQGGFEVLYEVKTLDGGEVTESILTSTQGALERRINVLGVSEPNIQIEGKDRIRVQLAGVTDQNNARKILSTQAKLSFRDFNDKEMMTGADLKEGGAKQTFQDNKPVVEITLKDSNKFKEITQKISQMEPGTNVLAIWLDFEEGKDSFAKIESQDNMISAPQVSEVFNTNTVYITGQFTVEEAKELANLLNAGALPVDLKEVYSTSVGAQFGEEALNKTIYAGIIGIALIFLFMLFYYRFPGFIAIVTLSIYIYLTLLVFDWMNAVLTLPGIAALVLGVGMAVDANIISYERIKDELKLGRSVKAAVAEGNKNSLATILDANLTTLLAAAVLFLIGQSSVKGFATTLIISILMSFITAVYGTRLFLGLWVKSGIFDKHPGWFGVRKKNIHQLSEKLDLVDLRTPFDRIDFVKPRKVFYGISTAVTIIGIIFLFVFNLNLGIDFTSGTRIEIGAEKPLTAEQIKTEMSKLDIEVKDINFAGTNQEIGVVRVIGVLDKEEIAELKDHFSKDFGVEPNVSTVSPTVGKELAKNALIAVAIASLGIILYVAVRFEWRMGVPAVVALIHDAFFIITIFSVLRLEVDITFIAAILTIIGYSINDTIVTFDRIRENLRKKKKIKTVEELEEIANISIRQTLTRSINTVLTVLVTIIALMIFGSESIRNFSIALFIGMICGVYSSLCIASQFWLDLKAKELKQKGTLKTEKVKRESLEGQV; translated from the coding sequence ATGGTAAAAAGAAGCAGGATTGTGGCGTTTTTCCTCATTGCTATTGTGATTTTTTCAGCAATGGGCACAACATCCAAGGGTATTCTCGATAATATTAAATTGGGACTAGACCTTCAAGGTGGTTTTGAAGTACTTTATGAAGTAAAAACACTTGATGGCGGGGAAGTTACGGAGTCTATATTGACAAGTACACAAGGTGCGCTTGAAAGACGTATCAACGTACTTGGGGTTAGTGAGCCGAATATTCAAATTGAAGGCAAGGATCGCATCCGCGTTCAATTAGCTGGTGTAACGGATCAAAATAACGCCCGTAAAATTTTATCGACTCAAGCTAAACTATCATTCCGTGATTTCAACGATAAGGAAATGATGACAGGTGCCGACTTAAAAGAAGGCGGTGCTAAACAAACGTTCCAAGATAATAAACCAGTTGTCGAAATTACGTTAAAAGATTCCAACAAATTTAAAGAAATTACACAAAAGATTTCACAAATGGAACCAGGAACAAATGTCTTAGCGATTTGGCTAGACTTTGAAGAAGGCAAAGATTCATTTGCGAAAATAGAATCACAAGATAATATGATTTCTGCACCACAAGTAAGTGAAGTATTTAATACGAATACAGTATACATAACAGGTCAATTTACAGTAGAAGAAGCAAAGGAATTAGCGAATTTATTAAATGCAGGTGCTCTTCCTGTTGATTTAAAAGAAGTATACTCAACGTCTGTAGGCGCACAGTTTGGGGAAGAAGCGCTTAACAAAACTATTTACGCTGGTATTATCGGGATTGCGTTGATTTTCTTATTCATGCTATTCTACTATCGCTTCCCAGGCTTTATCGCAATTGTGACATTATCGATCTATATCTACTTAACACTGCTTGTGTTTGATTGGATGAACGCGGTCTTAACGCTTCCGGGAATTGCAGCATTGGTGCTCGGAGTTGGGATGGCTGTAGATGCGAATATTATTAGCTACGAGCGAATTAAAGATGAATTAAAACTAGGTCGTTCCGTGAAAGCAGCCGTTGCAGAAGGGAATAAAAACTCTTTGGCAACGATTTTGGATGCCAACTTAACAACATTGCTTGCAGCAGCTGTTTTGTTCCTTATTGGGCAAAGTTCAGTTAAAGGGTTTGCTACAACGTTAATTATTTCGATTCTAATGAGTTTCATCACTGCTGTTTACGGTACACGTCTTTTCTTAGGCTTATGGGTAAAAAGCGGCATCTTTGATAAGCATCCGGGCTGGTTTGGGGTCAGAAAGAAAAACATTCATCAGTTATCGGAAAAACTTGATTTAGTTGATCTGCGTACACCTTTTGATCGTATTGACTTTGTCAAACCTCGAAAAGTGTTTTACGGCATTTCTACAGCAGTCACAATTATCGGGATTATTTTCTTGTTTGTGTTCAATTTAAATCTTGGTATTGATTTTACAAGTGGAACACGTATTGAAATTGGTGCTGAAAAGCCGTTAACGGCAGAACAAATTAAAACAGAAATGAGTAAGCTGGACATTGAAGTGAAGGATATTAATTTTGCCGGTACGAATCAAGAAATTGGTGTCGTTCGTGTAATCGGTGTTCTAGATAAAGAGGAAATTGCTGAACTAAAAGATCATTTCAGTAAAGACTTTGGTGTGGAGCCAAATGTTAGTACCGTTTCACCAACAGTTGGTAAAGAATTAGCGAAAAATGCGCTAATTGCTGTGGCCATTGCCTCACTTGGAATCATTTTATATGTTGCTGTACGATTTGAGTGGAGAATGGGAGTACCAGCTGTTGTGGCTTTAATACATGACGCCTTTTTCATCATTACGATTTTCAGTGTTCTGCGATTAGAAGTAGATATTACGTTTATTGCCGCGATTTTAACAATTATCGGGTATTCGATTAATGATACAATTGTTACCTTTGACCGAATTCGTGAAAACTTGCGTAAGAAGAAGAAAATTAAAACAGTGGAAGAACTTGAGGAAATCGCGAATATTAGTATTCGTCAAACCTTAACAAGATCGATTAACACGGTATTAACGGTTCTTGTAACGATTATCGCTTTAATGATTTTTGGTAGCGAATCAATTCGCAACTTCTCGATTGCCTTATTCATTGGTATGATTTGTGGCGTGTACTCTTCTCTATGCATTGCTTCTCAATTCTGGTTAGATTTGAAAGCGAAGGAATTAAAGCAAAAAGGTACATTGAAAACAGAAAAAGTGAAAAGAGAAAGCTTAGAAGGACAAGTATAA
- a CDS encoding post-transcriptional regulator, translated as MTQNHPYQRYYIKVKPALKSKREEFRMLGLHAVTEEDIWSYLTDKTWKRPQETVRIHEIVADILALSSSQFMTFQMIAAYKAPSLFEPLSSEELKDLLRD; from the coding sequence ATGACACAGAATCATCCTTATCAACGATATTACATTAAGGTAAAGCCAGCTTTAAAAAGCAAGCGGGAAGAGTTTAGGATGCTCGGATTACATGCGGTGACTGAAGAGGACATTTGGAGTTACTTAACAGACAAAACATGGAAGCGTCCACAAGAAACGGTTCGTATTCATGAAATTGTCGCCGATATTTTAGCTCTTTCAAGCAGTCAATTTATGACGTTTCAAATGATTGCTGCTTATAAAGCACCGAGCCTTTTTGAACCTTTGTCATCAGAGGAATTGAAAGATTTGTTACGTGACTAA
- the spoVB gene encoding stage V sporulation protein B codes for MSKFLKGTLILIAASLITRVLGFINRIVIARFIGEEGVGLYMMALPTLFLVIAITQFGLPVAISKFVAEAHARGDERKVKKILVVSLACTFSLSMIFTPLLIILAPILSETLFTDQRTIWPLLAISPVVPIIAISSVLRGYFQGKQNMKPFALSQLIEQIVRITFIAVLTKTFLPYGIEYAAAGAMLASIIGELASLLYLLRAFKLKKHFKLRKGFFKMAHSGKDTFTELMGIAVPTTGSRMIGSFAWFLEPIVVAQSLAIAGVATTVATKQYGELTGYALPLLMLPSFITSSLATSLVPAVSEAKSIGNMKLIEHRLQQTLNITFSTGCLAVIALYVFADPLLELMYGSSNAAVFIKFLAPFFVMFYFQIPLQAMLQALNLARAAMINSLIGAIVKIVVIFLLATKENFGIMGAAMGIAVGTVLVTFLHFSTVLKVVPFTIHVRSYCSALLIGLISGASGYYMFHYLLTNFSISTRLLSSLTILLITYIVLMLATGNIKKSDLKRIPRIGHFLARFAWRP; via the coding sequence ATGTCAAAATTCTTAAAAGGAACATTAATTTTAATCGCAGCTAGCTTAATCACGAGGGTACTCGGATTTATTAACCGAATTGTTATCGCCCGCTTTATCGGGGAAGAAGGGGTCGGGTTATATATGATGGCACTCCCGACATTATTTCTTGTTATTGCGATTACTCAATTCGGACTTCCAGTTGCCATTTCTAAATTTGTTGCTGAAGCACATGCACGGGGTGATGAGCGAAAAGTAAAAAAAATTCTTGTCGTTTCCCTCGCCTGTACTTTTTCGTTATCCATGATTTTCACACCACTGTTAATTATACTGGCTCCTATACTTTCTGAAACTTTATTTACAGATCAACGTACGATTTGGCCTTTACTAGCAATTTCCCCTGTCGTACCAATTATTGCGATTTCTTCTGTTCTGCGCGGTTATTTTCAAGGCAAACAAAATATGAAACCATTTGCCCTTTCTCAACTGATTGAACAAATAGTACGAATCACCTTTATTGCAGTCTTAACGAAAACCTTTTTACCTTATGGCATTGAATATGCGGCGGCAGGAGCCATGCTAGCATCCATTATTGGAGAGCTCGCCTCCCTTCTTTACTTACTGCGTGCCTTTAAATTGAAAAAACACTTTAAATTACGTAAAGGCTTTTTTAAGATGGCTCACTCAGGCAAAGACACGTTTACCGAATTAATGGGCATCGCCGTTCCGACAACGGGCAGTCGAATGATCGGTTCTTTTGCTTGGTTTTTAGAACCGATTGTAGTCGCTCAAAGTTTAGCGATTGCGGGTGTAGCTACAACTGTCGCTACTAAGCAATACGGGGAGTTAACTGGATACGCCTTGCCCTTATTAATGCTTCCTTCCTTCATTACATCGTCCCTTGCTACATCACTTGTTCCAGCGGTAAGTGAAGCAAAGTCAATTGGAAATATGAAATTAATTGAACATCGATTGCAACAAACATTAAATATTACCTTCAGCACGGGTTGTTTAGCCGTTATTGCTCTTTATGTGTTTGCTGACCCGCTTTTAGAGCTGATGTACGGCTCCTCAAACGCTGCGGTTTTTATTAAATTTCTCGCACCTTTTTTTGTTATGTTCTATTTTCAAATTCCTTTACAAGCCATGCTTCAAGCATTGAATTTAGCGCGAGCAGCGATGATTAATAGTTTGATTGGCGCCATCGTTAAAATTGTAGTGATCTTCTTATTAGCGACAAAAGAGAATTTTGGCATTATGGGAGCAGCCATGGGGATTGCTGTCGGAACAGTGCTCGTGACTTTTTTGCATTTCTCAACGGTCTTAAAAGTCGTACCGTTCACCATTCATGTTCGCAGCTATTGTTCTGCTCTGCTCATTGGCCTCATCTCGGGTGCCAGCGGTTATTATATGTTCCATTATCTTTTAACCAATTTCTCTATTAGTACCCGATTACTAAGTTCACTGACTATTCTTCTGATCACGTATATTGTACTGATGCTTGCTACTGGTAACATTAAAAAGAGTGACCTAAAGCGCATTCCGCGAATTGGACATTTTCTAGCCCGTTTTGCATGGCGCCCTTAA
- a CDS encoding DUF421 domain-containing protein, translated as MYVELYATIGLRTVISYLLILIIFRLMGKREIGELSILDLVVFIMLGDIAVIAAERQEKPFLEILFPMLILLVIQLLFSYMSLKSSKFRKVLDGSPSIIINNGKIDEKAMRQQRYNFDDLLTQLREKGIIDINEVQFAILETTGKLSVIQRDNKAVSQHKETAFPLIMDGEVQEDSLKHIGQNQFWLRQQLKKRGYEDIKKISLCSYKNGTLYIDQSDS; from the coding sequence ATGTATGTGGAGTTGTATGCCACGATTGGTTTAAGAACAGTCATCAGTTATTTGCTTATTTTAATTATTTTTCGTTTAATGGGTAAGCGTGAAATTGGTGAATTAAGTATTTTAGATTTAGTCGTTTTTATCATGCTAGGGGACATTGCTGTTATTGCTGCTGAAAGACAGGAAAAACCTTTTCTAGAAATTCTTTTTCCTATGCTTATTTTACTCGTTATTCAACTCTTATTTTCATATATGTCATTGAAAAGCTCGAAGTTTCGTAAAGTACTAGACGGTAGTCCTAGTATTATTATTAACAATGGGAAGATTGATGAAAAAGCAATGCGCCAGCAACGCTATAATTTTGATGATTTACTGACGCAGCTTCGTGAAAAAGGCATTATTGATATCAACGAGGTTCAGTTCGCCATTTTAGAAACAACAGGTAAGCTGTCTGTTATTCAACGAGATAACAAGGCAGTTTCCCAACATAAGGAGACTGCATTTCCCCTAATTATGGATGGCGAAGTACAGGAGGATAGCCTCAAACACATTGGGCAAAATCAGTTTTGGCTTCGTCAGCAATTAAAGAAACGGGGCTATGAAGATATAAAGAAAATATCCCTATGTAGCTATAAGAACGGAACGCTGTATATTGATCAAAGTGACAGTTAA
- a CDS encoding TIGR04086 family membrane protein, whose protein sequence is MSFAILYGVSTIFVLAIIASLIFSTLLRFTALTESSISLVVMIVTFLSIFIGGFVSGGKGRKQGILLGGGTGIVYLAIILLFQYLGHDSLFSVKQWVSYGCFIVTATMGGILGVNISKGE, encoded by the coding sequence ATGAGCTTCGCCATCCTATACGGTGTTAGCACCATTTTTGTTTTAGCGATAATTGCCAGTCTTATCTTCTCTACATTGCTTCGCTTCACAGCATTAACAGAATCGTCCATAAGTCTCGTTGTAATGATTGTCACATTTTTATCGATTTTCATTGGAGGCTTTGTATCAGGAGGTAAAGGACGAAAGCAAGGAATCCTACTCGGTGGAGGCACCGGAATTGTCTACTTAGCGATTATTTTATTATTTCAATATTTAGGACACGATTCATTATTTTCTGTAAAGCAATGGGTTTCTTATGGATGCTTCATTGTGACGGCTACAATGGGAGGAATACTTGGAGTAAATATAAGTAAAGGAGAATAA